A region from the Corylus avellana chromosome ca7, CavTom2PMs-1.0 genome encodes:
- the LOC132186147 gene encoding probable 2-oxoglutarate-dependent dioxygenase At3g50210 — MSTDFKYIPIIDISPLLARCDDPKMAEDPGVYEVVRQLDQACREAGFFYVKGHGIPDSLIKEVKKVSHNFFQLQYEEKIKIKMTAATGFRGYQRVGENITKGVPDMHEAIDCYREVKEGMYGELGKTMQGCNQWPCNPPNFKELMEEYISLCKDLSRKILRGIALALGGSPDEFEGERAGDAFWVMRIIGYPGASTTNGPGPINDIGCGAHTDYGLLTLVNQDDDITALQVRNLSGEWISAPPIPGTFVCNIGDMLKIYSNGLYDSTLHRVMNNSPRYRVCVAYFYETNFETAVEPLEICKQRTAGAKKFERAVYGEHLVSKVLTNFD, encoded by the exons ATGTCCACCGACTTCAAGTACATCCCAATTATCG aTATAAGTCCTCTTCTGGCCAGGTGTGATGATCCAAAAATGGCGGAGGACCCAGGCGTGTATGAAGTTGTTAGACAATTAGACCAGGCTTGTAGAGAGGCAGGATTCTTCTACgtg AAGGGCCATGGTATTCCCGATTCCCTAATTAAAGAGGTGAAAAAAGTGAGccacaatttttttcaactccaatatgaagaaaaaattaaaatcaagaTGACTGCCGCAACGGGGTTCAG AGGATACCAGAGAGTAGGAGAAAATATAACCAAAGGCGTGCCTGACATGCACGAAGCTATTGAT TGCTATAGAGAAGTGAAAGAAGGTATGTATGGAGAGCTTGGCAAAACTATGCAAGGATGTAACCAATG GCCATGTAATCCTCCGAACTTTAAAGAACTAATGGAGGAGTATATTAGCCTCTGTAAAG ACCTTTCAAGGAAAATTTTGCGGGGAATTGCTTTAGCATTGGGGGGGTCACCAGATGAATTTGAAGGTGAAAGAGCTGGGGATGCATTTTGGGTGATGCGAATTATAGGTTACCCAGGCGCGTCCACAACGAATGGTCCAGGCCCCATAAATGACATCGGATG TGGAGCTCACACTGACTATG GTTTGTTGACATTGGTTAATCAGGATGATGATATTACTGCCCTACAG GTAAGAAACCTGTCGGGTGAATGGATATCAGCTCCTCCAATTCCTGGAACATTTGTCTGCAACATTGGTGACATGCTTAAG ATTTACTCAAATGGGTTGTATGACTCAACCTTGCACCGCGTTATGAACAACTCTCCAAGATATCGAGTCTGTGTAGCCTATTTCTATGAG ACAAACTTTGAGACGGCAGTGGAGCCTTTGGAAATTTGTAAACAGAGGACAGCAGGAGCTAAGAAGTTCGAAAGAGCTGTTTATGGGGAGCATTTAGTGAGCAAGGTCCTGACAAATTTCGATTAA